The sequence CTTGCCAACTGCTGGTAAACCAGATATAATTATACTATGGGCCATTTTGTTTTTTTGATACGTCTCCGTTATATATTTAACTAGGAGTTACGCACTTGCAATTGGATTCAATGACAGAATAGGGTTGGCAAGATAAGAACGGATTGCTCCTCGAATTATAGAGATCTTTGTCTCGTACCAGCTTATGCCTGTCCTCAACCTGTGCATC is a genomic window of Nitrososphaerales archaeon containing:
- a CDS encoding IS701 family transposase, which produces MHRLRTGISWYETKISIIRGAIRSYLANPILSLNPIASA